Within Kutzneria chonburiensis, the genomic segment GAAAAAAGGCATCCACCCCGACTACCACCCCGTGGTGTTCCAGGACTCCTCGACCGGGACGTCGTTCCTGACCCGGTCGACCGCCACCTCCGACCGCACCGTGGAGTGGTCGGACGGCAACACCTACCCGCTGCTGGTGGTCGACATCACCGCCGACTCGCACCCGTTCTGGACCGGCGCGCAGCGGCTCGTCGA encodes:
- a CDS encoding type B 50S ribosomal protein L31 produces the protein MKKGIHPDYHPVVFQDSSTGTSFLTRSTATSDRTVEWSDGNTYPLLVVDITADSHPFWTGAQRLVDTAGRVEKFNRRYGKRTR